One window of the Triticum dicoccoides isolate Atlit2015 ecotype Zavitan chromosome 3B, WEW_v2.0, whole genome shotgun sequence genome contains the following:
- the LOC119274433 gene encoding hydroquinone glucosyltransferase-like has protein sequence MEANGISGGAAEARRPPHVAMLVTPGMGHLIPLAELAKRLAARHGVEATLITFASTASATQRAFLASLPPAISSLSLPPVDLSDLPPDASIEMLMSEECARLVPALTEALSRLMDTTRLVAYFADLFGADSFDAAVAAAVPRRYLFFPGNLQGLTLILHLPELHVSMPGEFRDLAEPVRLPGCVPIPGVDILSPLQDKSSPSYRWMVHHGARYREADAILVNSFDVLEPDAATVLGRPEPGRPPVYSIGPIIRTDAAPVATDAPRAACLDWLDRQPPRSVVFVSFGSGGSLPTEQMHELALGLELSGQRFLWVVRSPSDEGAVNANYYDAESKRDPLAYLPAGFVERTKGVGLLVPSWAPQTEVLAHEATGCFLVHCGWNSVLESLVHGVPMVAWPLFAEQRQNAVMLSEGVGAAVRVPATKKKEEIAAAVREVMAGPGKGAEVRATVATLRKAATEGLLEGGAATAALDEVANRWTGADAEHA, from the coding sequence ATGGAGGCGAACGGCATCAGCGGCGGCGCGGCCGAGGCTCGCCGCCCTCCGCACGTCGCCATGCTGGTGACGCCCGGGATGGGCCACCTGATCCCGCTGGCCGAGCTGGCCAAGCGCCTCGCCGCGCGGCACGGCGTCGAGGCCACGCTCATCACCTTCGCCTCCACGGCGTCCGCCACGCAGCGGGCCTTCCTCGCCTCCCTCccaccggccatctcctccctctccctcccgcccgTCGACCTCTCCGACCTGCCGCCCGACGCCTCCATCGAGATGCTCATGTCCGAGGAGTGCGCGCGGCTGGTGCCGGCGCTCACGGAGGCCCTCTCGCGGCTCATGGACACCACGCGCCTGGTCGCCTACTTCGCCGACCTCTTCGGGGCCGACTCCTTCGACGCCGCCGTGGCCGCCGCCGTGCCCAGGAGGTACCTCTTCTTCCCCGGGAACCTCCAGGGGCTCACGCTCATCCTCCACCTCCCGGAGCTCCACGTCTCCATGCCCGGCGAGTTCCGCGACCTCGCCGAGCCCGTCAGGCTCCCCGGCTGCGTGCCCATCCCGGGGGTCGACATCCTCTCGCCGCTGCAGGACAAGTCCAGCCCGAGCTACCGTTGGATGGTGCACCACGGCGCGCGCTACCGCGAGGCCGACGCCATCCTCGTCAACTCCTTCGACGTCCTGGAGCCGGACGCCGCCACGGTGCTCGGCCGCCCGGAGCCCGGCCGCCCGCCGGTGTACAGCATCGGTCCCATCATACGGACCgacgccgcgcccgtcgccaccgacgcgccGCGCGCCGCCTGCCTGGACTGGCTCGACCGGCAGCCGCCCAGGTCGGTCGTCTTCGTCTCGTTCGGCTCCGGGGGCTCCCTCCCAACCGAGCAGATGCACGAGCTGGCGCTGGGGCTGGAGCTCAGCGGGCAGCGCTTCCTGTGGGTGGTGCGGAGCCCGAGCGACGAGGGGGCCGTCAACGCCAACTACTACGACGCCGAGAGCAAGAGGGACCCCCTGGCCTACCTCCCGGCGGGGTTCGTGGAGCGGACCAAGGGCGTCGGCCTCCTCGTGCCGTCGTGGGCGCCGCAGACGGAGGTGCTCGCTCACGAGGCCACGGGGTGCTTCCTGGTGCACTGCGGGTGGAACTCGGTCCTGGAGAGCCTGGTGCACGGCGTGCCCATGGTCGCGTGGCCGCTCTTCGCCGAGCAGCGGCAGAACGCCGTGATGCTTTCCGAGGGCGTCGGGGCCGCCGTGCGGGTGCCGGCCACGAAGAAAAAGGAGGAGATCGCCGCGGCGGTGAGGGAGGTGATGGCTGGCCCAGGCAAAGGCGCCGAGGTGAGAGCTACGGTGGCGACGTTGCGGAAGGCCGCCACTGAAGGCCTCCTCGAGGGAGGTGCCGCCACGGCCGCGCTGGACGAGGTGGCGAACAGGTGGACAGGTGCCGACGCCGAGCATGCATGA